In Deltaproteobacteria bacterium, the following proteins share a genomic window:
- a CDS encoding cupin domain-containing protein: MNDQSSTLKGKAFNLEQFVDYAEGSVVSKILLKKEIGNITLFAFDKGQGLSEHTAPFDAVVYILDGKAEISIGGQPQNVSAGEMLIMPANIAHVLQAKAPFKMLLVMIRGE; this comes from the coding sequence ATGAACGATCAATCCAGCACACTTAAAGGCAAGGCCTTCAACTTGGAACAATTCGTTGATTATGCAGAGGGTTCCGTCGTAAGCAAAATCTTGCTTAAAAAGGAAATTGGCAATATCACCCTGTTTGCGTTTGATAAGGGCCAGGGCTTAAGTGAACACACGGCACCATTTGACGCGGTAGTCTACATTTTGGACGGCAAGGCTGAAATCAGCATTGGTGGACAACCGCAAAATGTTTCTGCCGGTGAAATGCTGATTATGCCGGCCAATATTGCCCATGTTCTTCAGGCAAAAGCACCGTTTAAAATGTTGCTGGTCATGATCCGTGGAGAGTAA